In one Thioclava sp. ES.031 genomic region, the following are encoded:
- the holA gene encoding DNA polymerase III subunit delta: MKLTGVAATRYFAKPEPERTGLLIFGGDAMRVALRRQEVIAALIGPKGEEEMRLSRIAGGDLRKQPSLLLDAIKEVGFFPGPRVAFVEDATDAVSDAVKTALDEWREGDAQIVITAGSLAAKSKLRKAFEGHNNAYSVGIYDDPPSREEIEDILRRAGLRDISNDAMTDLVALSRALDPGDFRQTVEKIALYKFGDTTPLGPADVAACAPSSVEAGVDDVLSIVAEGRAPELGPVMRRLESQGVQPVQLAIAAMRHFRALHAAASDPQGPGAGIARMRPPIFGPRRDRMQRQAQSWGMYKLETALKELVETDLTLRSASRAPQMAVMERALMRLAMLARR; encoded by the coding sequence ATGAAGCTGACCGGCGTAGCAGCGACCCGCTATTTCGCCAAACCCGAGCCCGAGCGCACCGGCCTGCTGATCTTCGGGGGCGATGCGATGCGCGTGGCCCTGCGGCGGCAGGAAGTCATCGCCGCGCTGATCGGCCCGAAGGGCGAAGAAGAGATGCGCCTGAGCCGGATCGCGGGCGGCGATCTGCGCAAGCAACCCTCGCTCCTGCTCGATGCGATCAAGGAGGTCGGCTTCTTCCCTGGCCCGCGCGTGGCCTTCGTCGAGGATGCGACCGATGCGGTTTCGGACGCGGTGAAGACTGCGCTCGACGAATGGCGCGAGGGCGATGCGCAGATCGTGATCACCGCAGGCTCGCTCGCCGCGAAATCGAAGCTGCGCAAAGCCTTCGAGGGCCATAACAACGCCTATTCCGTCGGGATTTACGACGACCCGCCGAGCCGCGAGGAGATCGAGGATATCCTGCGCCGCGCCGGTCTGCGCGACATCTCGAACGACGCGATGACCGACCTCGTGGCGCTGTCGCGGGCGCTCGATCCGGGCGACTTCCGCCAGACCGTCGAGAAGATCGCGCTCTACAAATTCGGCGACACCACGCCGCTTGGTCCCGCCGATGTGGCCGCCTGCGCGCCGTCTTCGGTCGAGGCGGGCGTCGATGACGTGCTCTCCATCGTGGCCGAGGGCCGCGCGCCCGAGCTTGGCCCGGTGATGCGGCGGCTGGAAAGCCAGGGCGTGCAACCCGTCCAGCTCGCCATCGCCGCGATGCGCCATTTCCGCGCGCTGCATGCCGCGGCCTCCGACCCGCAGGGCCCCGGTGCAGGCATCGCGAGGATGCGCCCGCCGATCTTCGGCCCGCGCCGCGACCGGATGCAACGGCAGGCGCAAAGCTGGGGCATGTACAAGCTGGAGACCGCGCTGAAGGAACTGGTCGAGACCGACCTGACCCTGCGCTCCGCCAGCCGCGCGCCGCAAATGGCGGTGATGGAGCGCGCGCTGATGCGGCTCGCGATGCTGGCCCGGCGGTGA
- the lptE gene encoding LPS assembly lipoprotein LptE, giving the protein MWSSDRRGFLGLAGAAGLLAGCGFTPAYGPQGGAAKLLEGVEPAAPTTRDAFALVQQLNARLGPSQVTRYRLDYKIDTESLGQGISPDNATTRYQLNGTVDYTLRDAADNAVLLTGRVTSFTSWSATGTVVASQAAQEDAHRRLMVILADQIVTRLLSQAPGLPE; this is encoded by the coding sequence ATGTGGTCATCTGACAGACGCGGATTTCTGGGGCTCGCGGGGGCGGCTGGCCTGCTCGCGGGCTGCGGCTTCACCCCGGCCTACGGGCCTCAGGGTGGGGCGGCGAAACTGCTCGAAGGGGTCGAGCCGGCCGCGCCCACGACGCGCGACGCCTTCGCCCTCGTCCAGCAGCTGAACGCCCGGCTTGGACCGTCGCAGGTCACCCGCTACCGGCTCGATTACAAGATCGACACCGAGTCGCTCGGTCAGGGCATCTCGCCCGACAACGCCACGACCCGCTACCAGCTCAACGGCACGGTGGATTACACGCTGCGCGATGCGGCGGATAATGCCGTGCTGCTGACCGGGCGCGTGACCTCCTTCACCTCGTGGTCCGCGACCGGCACCGTTGTCGCCTCGCAGGCCGCGCAGGAAGACGCGCATCGCCGGTTGATGGTGATCCTCGCCGATCAGATCGTGACGCGACTTCTGTCACAAGCGCCGGGTCTGCCGGAATGA